The Neobacillus sp. OS1-2 genome includes a window with the following:
- a CDS encoding helix-turn-helix transcriptional regulator, which yields MSLSKKLRELRDKQNWSQETLANMMNMHRSTVSRYETGKAIPNYQTVIRFAEVYNVEKDYLVEELDQLLPNVEAPGFVLKENPEDPDIGLILKLVELEPELKKALVDLSLIGPKRRSFYADGIVNFIKLDKRHKDKM from the coding sequence ATGTCTTTATCGAAAAAATTAAGGGAACTGCGCGACAAGCAAAACTGGTCGCAGGAAACACTGGCTAACATGATGAACATGCACCGTTCGACAGTCAGTCGTTATGAAACAGGGAAAGCGATACCGAATTACCAAACAGTTATTCGTTTTGCGGAAGTATATAATGTAGAGAAGGACTACCTGGTGGAAGAGCTTGATCAGCTGCTGCCAAACGTTGAGGCCCCCGGATTTGTGCTGAAGGAAAATCCGGAGGATCCGGACATTGGACTGATTTTGAAGCTTGTGGAACTGGAACCGGAATTAAAAAAGGCTCTTGTTGACCTTTCCCTCATAGGTCCGAAACGCAGAAGTTTTTATGCAGACGGTATTGTAAACTTTATTAAGTTAGATAAACGGCATAAGGACAAAATGTAA
- the ssb gene encoding single-stranded DNA-binding protein: MINQVILVGRLTRDPELKKTPDGTAVSQISLAVNRHFRNHNGEIEADFVPCTLWRKAAENTCHYCRKGSVIGITGRLQTRHYDNKEGKRVYVTEVVAETVRFLSAKPHDASPEPKKEEVPVGN, from the coding sequence ATGATAAATCAGGTTATACTTGTTGGTCGGCTGACGCGGGATCCGGAATTAAAAAAGACGCCGGATGGGACGGCTGTATCACAAATATCGCTGGCAGTAAATCGCCACTTTCGCAACCATAATGGTGAAATTGAGGCCGATTTTGTTCCGTGCACATTATGGCGGAAGGCAGCGGAAAATACGTGCCACTATTGTCGAAAAGGATCAGTTATCGGGATTACGGGCAGACTCCAAACCCGCCATTATGATAACAAAGAAGGCAAAAGGGTGTATGTTACAGAGGTGGTGGCTGAAACGGTCCGTTTCCTGAGCGCCAAACCACATGATGCTTCGCCTGAGCCCAAAAAGGAGGAAGTACCAGTTGGAAATTAA
- a CDS encoding YwpF-like family protein, giving the protein MKSFKLYSLDVVGDNSSVEVPLVDGLILNKEDEHSTWLLEAYTNMSLYDYFKKISEQNQDIIVEAVITKKENAPAYFQTKISSLLKFENYISVLFEGHLRRNKSDYSELLLDNLMQKGLEGEDLLREFKEKIKSKPKIKVKNP; this is encoded by the coding sequence ATGAAATCATTTAAGTTGTACTCATTGGATGTCGTTGGCGATAATTCTTCTGTCGAGGTGCCATTAGTGGATGGCTTGATTTTAAATAAGGAGGATGAACACTCCACCTGGCTGCTCGAGGCGTATACAAACATGTCCCTCTATGATTATTTTAAAAAAATTTCCGAGCAGAATCAGGATATTATTGTGGAAGCGGTGATCACGAAGAAGGAGAACGCTCCGGCCTATTTTCAAACCAAGATTTCCTCGCTGCTTAAGTTTGAAAACTACATTAGCGTCTTGTTTGAAGGCCATTTGCGCCGCAATAAAAGCGATTATTCCGAGCTCCTGCTCGACAATTTGATGCAAAAAGGGCTGGAAGGCGAAGATCTCCTCAGGGAATTCAAGGAAAAAATAAAGAGCAAACCAAAAATTAAAGTAAAAAATCCTTAA
- the fabZ gene encoding 3-hydroxyacyl-ACP dehydratase FabZ, protein MLDIEQIKEIIPHRYPFLLVDRILEVEEGKRAVGIKNVSANEEFFNGHFPDYPVMPGVLIVEALAQVGAVAVLKKEENRGRLAFFAGIDNCRFKRQVKPGDQLRLEVEMVRIRGPIGKGKAVATVDGEVACEAEITFALGDKKE, encoded by the coding sequence ATGCTTGATATTGAACAGATTAAAGAAATTATTCCGCACCGCTATCCGTTTTTATTGGTTGACCGTATTTTAGAGGTGGAGGAAGGAAAACGAGCTGTTGGAATTAAAAACGTTTCCGCCAACGAGGAATTTTTCAATGGCCACTTCCCGGATTATCCTGTCATGCCAGGTGTTTTAATCGTGGAGGCTCTTGCACAGGTAGGGGCAGTCGCCGTTTTGAAAAAGGAAGAAAATCGCGGCCGCTTAGCCTTTTTTGCAGGAATTGACAATTGCCGCTTTAAAAGGCAAGTAAAACCCGGCGATCAGCTTCGCCTTGAAGTAGAAATGGTGCGAATCCGCGGGCCGATTGGCAAAGGCAAAGCCGTTGCGACCGTTGATGGCGAGGTTGCTTGTGAAGCAGAAATCACGTTTGCGTTAGGGGACAAAAAAGAATAA
- a CDS encoding DNA-directed RNA polymerase subunit beta, which yields MSADNLNQQQARTREDYKKGKHDADHEKRLVNVEKADAVPSPTKRIRIRMIPIWLRLLLLVVFIFVSVVAGAAVGYGVLGGGKVADVFKESTWTHILDLVDKK from the coding sequence ATGTCTGCAGATAATCTAAACCAGCAGCAAGCAAGGACGAGAGAAGATTATAAAAAAGGTAAGCACGATGCTGACCACGAAAAAAGACTAGTGAATGTGGAAAAGGCGGATGCCGTTCCAAGTCCAACTAAACGCATCCGAATTCGCATGATTCCCATTTGGCTTCGTTTGCTGCTTTTGGTTGTCTTCATCTTTGTCAGTGTGGTAGCTGGTGCGGCTGTGGGGTACGGCGTGCTCGGCGGCGGAAAAGTGGCAGATGTGTTTAAAGAGTCAACATGGACGCATATACTTGATTTAGTGGATAAGAAATAG
- a CDS encoding rod shape-determining protein, protein MFARDIGIDLGTANVLIHVKGRGIVLNEPSVVAIDKNSNRVLAVGEEARRMVGRTPGNIVAIRPLKDGVIADFDVTEAMLKHFINKLNVKGFLSKPRILICCPTNITSVEQKAIKEAAEKSGGKKIYLEEEPKVAAIGAGMDIFQPSGNMVVDIGGGTTDVAVLSMGDIVTSSSIKMAGDKFDMEILNYIKREYKLLIGERTSENIKINIGTVFPGSRSEEMEIRGRDMVSGLPRTITVRSEEIEGALRESVAVIVQAAKSVLERTPPELSADIIDRGVILTGGGALLHGIDMLLAEELKVPVLVAENPMDCVAIGTGIMLDNIDRIPNRKLG, encoded by the coding sequence ATGTTTGCAAGGGATATTGGAATTGACTTAGGAACGGCCAACGTGCTAATTCACGTAAAAGGCCGTGGAATTGTGCTGAATGAACCTTCCGTCGTGGCAATTGATAAAAATTCAAACCGCGTTTTAGCTGTAGGTGAGGAAGCTCGCCGCATGGTTGGCCGGACACCAGGAAACATCGTCGCCATCCGCCCGTTAAAAGACGGCGTGATTGCAGATTTTGATGTAACAGAAGCAATGTTAAAGCATTTTATTAATAAACTAAACGTTAAAGGCTTTTTATCGAAGCCGCGCATTTTAATCTGCTGCCCAACGAACATTACAAGTGTTGAGCAAAAGGCTATTAAAGAAGCTGCTGAAAAAAGCGGCGGCAAAAAGATTTACCTTGAAGAAGAGCCAAAAGTGGCAGCAATTGGTGCTGGAATGGACATCTTCCAGCCAAGCGGAAATATGGTAGTAGACATCGGGGGAGGAACAACGGACGTTGCCGTGCTTTCAATGGGCGATATCGTGACTTCTTCCTCCATCAAAATGGCCGGCGACAAGTTTGACATGGAAATTCTCAACTACATCAAGCGCGAGTACAAGCTGTTGATCGGTGAGCGCACGTCAGAAAATATTAAAATCAATATCGGTACCGTATTCCCAGGTTCTCGTTCGGAGGAAATGGAAATCCGCGGCCGTGACATGGTAAGTGGTCTACCGCGCACGATTACGGTTCGTTCTGAAGAAATCGAAGGCGCATTAAGAGAATCAGTTGCTGTGATCGTTCAGGCGGCAAAAAGCGTTCTTGAGCGCACACCACCAGAGCTTTCAGCTGACATCATTGACCGCGGCGTCATTTTAACCGGCGGCGGCGCATTGCTGCACGGCATCGACATGCTGCTTGCGGAAGAGCTGAAGGTACCTGTGCTTGTTGCGGAAAATCCAATGGACTGTGTGGCAATTGGCACCGGGATTATGCTGGATAACATCGACCGCATTCCTAATCGGAAATTAGGGTAA
- the spoIIID gene encoding sporulation transcriptional regulator SpoIIID gives MHDYIKERTIKIGKYIVETRKTVRVIAKEFGVSKSTVHKDLTERLPEINPELANEVKEILDYHKSIRHLRGGEATKMKYQKEEKEGEAVK, from the coding sequence GTGCACGATTACATCAAAGAGAGAACTATCAAGATTGGAAAGTATATCGTGGAGACGAGGAAAACGGTTCGCGTGATTGCGAAGGAGTTTGGCGTATCCAAAAGTACAGTCCATAAGGATCTAACAGAGAGACTTCCTGAAATTAATCCAGAGCTAGCAAACGAGGTTAAAGAAATTCTAGATTATCATAAATCGATCCGTCATCTCAGGGGTGGAGAGGCGACAAAAATGAAATATCAAAAAGAAGAAAAGGAAGGGGAGGCTGTTAAATAA
- a CDS encoding MGMT family protein, producing the protein MTPFTAAVVEIIQNIPEGKIMTYGQIAALAGSPRAARQVVRILHSMSRKHNLPWHRVINAKGQIAIQEDDSYNEQWMSLEAEGVQVGLNGVIDLRRYQWNPEQVFIKE; encoded by the coding sequence ATGACACCTTTTACTGCAGCAGTAGTGGAAATTATTCAAAACATACCAGAAGGTAAGATTATGACTTATGGACAGATCGCCGCGCTTGCCGGAAGCCCTCGTGCAGCCCGCCAGGTCGTCCGCATCCTTCATTCCATGAGTCGGAAACACAACCTACCTTGGCACCGTGTCATCAATGCTAAGGGCCAAATCGCCATTCAGGAGGACGATTCCTACAATGAGCAGTGGATGTCGCTTGAAGCGGAAGGTGTCCAGGTAGGGTTGAACGGAGTAATCGATTTGCGGAGATATCAGTGGAATCCCGAGCAGGTTTTTATCAAAGAATAA
- a CDS encoding penicillin-binding transpeptidase domain-containing protein, protein MKKIIGILLLLVVMASIAGCSKEPTPEERFSDYIALWNKQKFTKMYDYLSNDAKQTITKDEFTTRYQKIYEDLQITGLKIDFQKPKEDKEAKEKVTYSFSAKMNSIAGPIQFSQKAKLQEEKRDDKKNWYVDWNTGFIFPELKEGDTIGLSTVAPKRGEIVDRDGDGMAVNGQVYEVGVVAGKEDPAVLESLSTLLRMPKEQITKALGANWVKPGLFVPLKKVSMDDQERIAQLVALEPVQTRKVEARVYPFGAAAAQLVGYVGPITADELEKRKDKGYTDKDVIGKRGLEQVLDEQLKGTSGVKIVMKKKSGDAVLAEKPVVDGKNVKLTIDADVQEAVFAEMTGASVEGAAGTSGEAGTAAVMNPVTGETLALVSSPSFDPNQAMLGFSAEEWKALQEDVRKPLTTRFKQAYAPGSVMKPLTAAVGLAGGSIKPEEAVPILGKQWQKDKSWGGYFVTRVHAGTDPVNLEKALVYSDNIYFAQAALKIGKQGFTDGLKKFGFEEDLGYPFPLEKSVIGGLDNEIALADSGYGQGQVQMSVVHLLASYTPFVSGNGGNMIKPILLADEAQGQVLKEAAVSAEHAGLIAADLRKVVGDAAGTAHAAEMADYPLAGKTGTAELKLKQGETGTENGWFIAYNPDDPRLMVAMMVEGVQGRGGSGIPVKMVKNVFMKIK, encoded by the coding sequence TTGAAAAAAATAATAGGGATTCTGTTGCTGCTTGTCGTGATGGCCTCGATTGCCGGCTGCAGCAAAGAACCGACACCGGAGGAGCGATTTTCCGACTACATAGCACTTTGGAACAAACAAAAGTTTACGAAGATGTATGATTACCTTTCTAATGATGCAAAACAGACGATCACCAAAGATGAGTTTACCACTCGCTATCAAAAAATATACGAAGATCTTCAGATTACAGGCCTCAAGATTGATTTCCAAAAACCAAAAGAGGATAAAGAGGCGAAGGAGAAGGTGACCTATTCTTTTAGTGCAAAAATGAACAGCATTGCAGGACCTATTCAGTTTAGCCAAAAAGCGAAGTTACAAGAAGAAAAAAGAGACGATAAGAAGAACTGGTATGTTGACTGGAATACTGGATTCATTTTTCCAGAATTGAAGGAAGGCGATACGATTGGCCTCAGTACGGTTGCCCCGAAACGCGGGGAGATTGTGGATCGAGATGGGGACGGGATGGCGGTCAATGGGCAGGTGTATGAGGTTGGCGTGGTAGCCGGAAAGGAAGATCCGGCGGTTCTAGAGTCGCTTTCGACGCTGCTCCGGATGCCGAAAGAGCAGATTACGAAGGCGCTCGGGGCGAACTGGGTGAAGCCGGGGCTGTTTGTGCCGCTCAAGAAGGTGTCGATGGATGACCAGGAGCGGATTGCGCAGTTGGTGGCGCTAGAGCCGGTGCAGACGCGGAAGGTGGAGGCACGGGTGTATCCTTTCGGGGCAGCCGCGGCACAGTTAGTGGGATATGTGGGCCCGATAACGGCGGACGAATTGGAGAAGCGGAAGGACAAGGGCTACACGGACAAAGATGTGATTGGGAAGCGCGGGCTTGAACAGGTGCTGGATGAGCAGTTGAAGGGCACGAGCGGCGTGAAGATTGTGATGAAGAAGAAGTCTGGGGATGCGGTGCTGGCCGAAAAGCCAGTGGTTGATGGGAAAAATGTAAAGTTGACGATTGATGCCGATGTGCAGGAGGCCGTGTTTGCGGAGATGACGGGTGCTAGTGTTGAGGGTGCAGCCGGTACATCGGGTGAGGCCGGGACGGCAGCGGTGATGAATCCTGTGACCGGTGAGACACTTGCGCTTGTCAGCAGCCCGTCGTTTGACCCGAATCAGGCGATGCTAGGGTTCTCAGCGGAGGAATGGAAAGCGTTGCAAGAGGACGTGCGTAAGCCGTTGACGACGCGGTTTAAGCAAGCATATGCACCAGGCTCGGTAATGAAGCCGCTGACAGCTGCGGTGGGCTTGGCTGGTGGTTCGATTAAGCCTGAGGAGGCAGTGCCGATTCTTGGCAAGCAATGGCAGAAGGATAAATCGTGGGGCGGTTATTTTGTGACGCGGGTGCATGCCGGGACGGATCCGGTGAATTTGGAAAAAGCCCTCGTGTATTCCGACAATATTTATTTTGCCCAGGCGGCGCTGAAAATAGGGAAACAAGGATTTACGGATGGGTTGAAGAAGTTTGGCTTTGAGGAGGACCTTGGATATCCGTTCCCGCTTGAGAAGTCCGTGATTGGCGGCCTCGACAATGAGATTGCGCTTGCAGATTCGGGTTATGGGCAAGGGCAGGTACAGATGAGTGTCGTTCATTTGCTTGCGTCCTATACACCGTTTGTGAGTGGCAACGGCGGCAATATGATCAAGCCGATCTTGCTTGCGGATGAAGCGCAGGGGCAGGTGCTGAAGGAGGCGGCGGTCTCGGCAGAGCATGCGGGGCTGATTGCGGCAGATTTACGGAAAGTCGTGGGTGACGCGGCAGGTACGGCACATGCGGCGGAGATGGCGGATTATCCGTTGGCGGGCAAGACGGGCACGGCGGAGTTGAAGCTAAAGCAAGGCGAAACTGGGACAGAAAACGGCTGGTTCATCGCATACAACCCTGACGATCCGCGGCTGATGGTCGCGATGATGGTCGAAGGTGTCCAAGGTCGCGGCGGCTCCGGAATTCCGGTGAAGATGGTCAAAAATGTCTTTATGAAAATCAAATAG
- a CDS encoding M23 family metallopeptidase has product MREEENKRSSQSSSVKRFFKKRWVFPAIYIASAAIILTGVLWYQASSSNTDKYDYKSTDLAGKKDQTPAVEVNKPFENFKMPVDKATEAVVKTKFYDFQGKAEDQESALVFYNNTYQQNTGIDLALKNGETFDVTASLSGTVKRVEEDATLGNVIEIEHDNGIVTQYQSVKDIKVTVGEQVKQGHVLAKAGQSLFNEKAGTHVHFEIRKDGVAVNPTSYFDKPLSSLQENTESTEMPKKKQEEQKIDDPASDTEDESTNSTDNQNS; this is encoded by the coding sequence ATGAGAGAGGAAGAAAACAAACGATCTTCTCAAAGTTCCAGCGTAAAACGCTTTTTCAAAAAGCGTTGGGTATTTCCAGCCATTTATATCGCAAGTGCAGCAATCATTTTAACCGGGGTTCTTTGGTATCAAGCAAGCAGCAGCAACACCGATAAGTATGATTACAAGTCTACGGACCTTGCCGGTAAAAAGGACCAAACACCAGCGGTTGAAGTCAACAAGCCATTTGAAAACTTTAAAATGCCGGTGGACAAAGCCACTGAAGCAGTTGTGAAAACCAAGTTCTATGATTTCCAAGGCAAAGCAGAAGACCAGGAATCAGCATTAGTATTTTACAACAATACGTACCAACAAAACACAGGTATTGACTTGGCGTTGAAAAACGGTGAAACGTTTGATGTCACGGCATCACTTAGCGGAACCGTCAAACGTGTAGAGGAAGATGCAACCCTCGGGAACGTCATTGAAATTGAGCACGACAATGGTATTGTAACACAATACCAATCCGTTAAAGACATAAAAGTAACGGTTGGCGAGCAAGTAAAACAGGGACATGTCCTTGCCAAGGCTGGGCAAAGCTTGTTCAATGAAAAAGCTGGAACACATGTACATTTTGAAATTCGTAAAGACGGCGTGGCAGTTAACCCAACGAGTTACTTTGACAAACCGTTGAGCTCGTTGCAGGAAAATACTGAGTCTACAGAAATGCCGAAAAAGAAGCAAGAAGAACAAAAGATTGATGATCCTGCTTCCGACACTGAAGACGAATCAACCAATTCTACAGATAATCAAAACTCTTAA
- a CDS encoding VanZ family protein: protein MLVLKWVLRLLPLLYMAAVFIQSSLPSNQFVELPNSFIDRNLKESLHLIEFAILYVLLVLAFLTRSRPFTSSLNVACALFAALYGVSDEFHQSFYAYRSASWFDLVKDFTGISVSFYFVRGALFKGKFMRLAGLLGRVHVVTGNAKRGDNHGK from the coding sequence ATGTTAGTCTTAAAATGGGTGCTGCGACTGCTGCCCTTACTCTACATGGCGGCGGTATTTATTCAATCGAGCCTGCCATCCAATCAATTTGTTGAGCTGCCCAATTCCTTTATCGACCGCAATCTGAAAGAGTCGCTCCATTTAATAGAGTTCGCGATTTTATACGTTTTACTCGTGCTCGCCTTTCTGACACGCAGCCGCCCGTTCACGTCTTCTTTAAACGTGGCCTGTGCCCTTTTCGCAGCCCTTTACGGTGTAAGTGATGAATTCCATCAATCCTTCTACGCCTACCGCTCGGCTTCATGGTTTGACCTCGTCAAAGATTTCACTGGAATTAGCGTTAGCTTCTATTTTGTACGCGGGGCCCTGTTTAAAGGGAAGTTTATGCGGCTTGCGGGACTGCTCGGGCGGGTGCACGTGGTAACTGGGAACGCTAAACGGGGTGATAATCATGGAAAATAG
- a CDS encoding dihydrofolate reductase family protein — protein sequence MENSGNQRRIILDLAVTLDGFIEGKNGEVDWCIMDPEMGFTDFLNQIDTIFYGRKSYELWGQYFPKSDEPDTEKEMWELVHSKKKYVFSRTQKVTDHQAIFINDSILEEVNKLKNTSGKDIWLYGGASLITTFINLGLVDEFRLCVHPVVLGEGKPLFMDVKQRIHLKMIQTRTFSSGVVQMIYHRIGN from the coding sequence ATGGAAAATAGCGGAAATCAGAGAAGAATCATTTTAGATCTAGCGGTTACTTTAGATGGTTTTATTGAAGGGAAAAACGGGGAAGTGGATTGGTGCATCATGGATCCTGAAATGGGGTTCACTGATTTCTTGAATCAAATTGATACCATTTTTTATGGTAGAAAAAGCTACGAATTATGGGGACAATATTTTCCAAAAAGTGATGAGCCGGATACCGAAAAGGAAATGTGGGAATTGGTCCATAGTAAAAAGAAATATGTTTTTTCCAGAACACAAAAAGTAACTGATCATCAAGCCATCTTTATCAATGATTCTATTCTGGAAGAAGTAAATAAATTGAAGAACACGTCTGGTAAAGACATCTGGCTCTATGGTGGAGCGAGTCTCATTACCACGTTTATCAATTTGGGGCTTGTTGATGAATTTAGATTATGTGTTCACCCTGTTGTTTTGGGAGAAGGAAAACCGCTGTTTATGGATGTAAAACAGAGAATCCATTTAAAAATGATTCAGACAAGAACATTCTCCTCTGGTGTGGTGCAAATGATCTATCATCGGATTGGCAACTAA
- the spoIID gene encoding stage II sporulation protein D, translating into MKKFKPLIVLASLLIALTLIIPAVLVLPFSGEHQASGKLGEDLTKKGGSQTKEANATPQATDPAVEVAVFRSAKSKIETVQLENYLVGVVAAEMNADFKEEALKAQALAARTYIVNRLVNKDTIGVPKGAQVTDTQNNQVYKNDDELRKQWGADYEWKRKKILDAVRATGGQILTYDGKPIDALFFSTSNGYTENSEDYWPSKFPYLRSVSSPWDKQSPKFTSQKVLPVKEFESLLGVKIGAGSTIGKIVERTTGKRVGKVDFNGKVLTGKDVRDKLDLRSSDFAWERKGDNIVITTKGFGHGVGMSQYGANGMAEEGADYQEIVKHYYQGVEISPADPMLATVTAQK; encoded by the coding sequence ATGAAAAAATTCAAACCACTCATCGTACTAGCATCGCTTCTTATTGCCCTGACCCTTATCATTCCGGCCGTGCTCGTGTTACCCTTTTCAGGCGAGCATCAGGCGAGCGGGAAATTGGGGGAAGACTTAACGAAGAAGGGGGGCTCCCAGACAAAAGAGGCGAATGCCACTCCTCAAGCCACGGATCCTGCGGTTGAAGTCGCGGTATTCCGTTCGGCCAAATCGAAAATTGAGACTGTCCAATTGGAAAATTATCTTGTTGGTGTGGTGGCGGCGGAAATGAATGCGGATTTTAAAGAGGAAGCTTTGAAGGCGCAGGCGCTGGCGGCAAGAACCTATATCGTAAATAGACTAGTTAACAAAGATACAATTGGTGTACCAAAAGGAGCGCAGGTCACCGACACACAAAACAATCAAGTATATAAAAATGATGATGAGTTAAGGAAGCAATGGGGCGCTGATTATGAATGGAAAAGGAAAAAGATTTTGGATGCTGTCCGGGCAACAGGGGGGCAGATTTTAACTTATGATGGAAAACCGATTGATGCTCTGTTTTTCTCAACAAGCAATGGGTATACCGAGAACTCAGAGGACTATTGGCCAAGTAAATTTCCTTATTTAAGAAGTGTATCGAGCCCTTGGGATAAACAATCACCGAAATTTACCTCACAAAAGGTGTTGCCTGTTAAAGAGTTTGAATCATTGCTTGGTGTGAAGATTGGTGCCGGATCCACAATTGGAAAAATTGTCGAGCGCACAACCGGCAAGCGTGTCGGAAAAGTAGATTTTAATGGGAAGGTTCTAACTGGAAAGGATGTCCGAGACAAACTAGATTTGCGGTCATCTGACTTTGCTTGGGAGCGGAAGGGTGACAATATTGTCATTACGACAAAAGGCTTCGGTCATGGCGTTGGTATGAGCCAGTACGGCGCGAATGGCATGGCTGAGGAGGGTGCTGATTATCAAGAGATTGTGAAGCACTATTATCAAGGTGTGGAGATTTCACCAGCGGATCCGATGCTTGCAACCGTGACGGCACAGAAATAG
- the murA gene encoding UDP-N-acetylglucosamine 1-carboxyvinyltransferase, translated as MEKIIVRGGQRLYGTVKVEGAKNAVLPVIAATLLASDGKSVIRDVPTLSDVFTINEVLRNLNAEVVFDNNSVVVDASRVLKDEAPFEYVRKMRASVLVMGSLLARNGRARVALPGGCAIGSRPIDQHLKGFEAMGAKVKVGNGFIDAEVDGRLKGAKIYLDFPSVGATENIMMAATLAQGTTIIENVAKEPEIVDLANFLNKMGARVRGAGTGTLRIEGVDVLFGADHAIIPDRIEAGTFMVAAAITGGNVLVQGAVPEHLSSLIAKMEEMGVTIVEEHDGVRVIGPEQLKAVDIKTMPHPGFPTDMQSQMMALLLRAQGTSMITETVFENRFMHVEEFRRMNAEIKIEGRSVILTGPSNLQGAEVSATDLRAAAALILTGLVSEGVTRVTELKHLDRGYVNFHGKLAGLGADIERVKEADETFVEVEKYISDMNA; from the coding sequence TTGGAAAAGATCATCGTCCGCGGCGGACAAAGGCTTTATGGAACGGTTAAAGTAGAAGGTGCAAAAAATGCCGTGCTGCCTGTTATCGCTGCAACATTATTAGCAAGTGATGGAAAAAGTGTAATTCGTGATGTACCTACACTCTCCGATGTATTTACAATTAATGAAGTTTTACGGAACTTAAATGCTGAAGTGGTATTTGACAATAATTCAGTGGTTGTGGATGCATCCAGAGTGTTAAAAGATGAGGCTCCATTCGAATACGTACGTAAAATGCGTGCGTCTGTTCTTGTCATGGGATCATTACTCGCTCGTAACGGCCGAGCTCGTGTCGCCTTACCTGGTGGTTGTGCGATAGGATCACGTCCTATTGATCAGCATCTAAAGGGTTTTGAGGCCATGGGTGCGAAGGTGAAGGTAGGAAATGGCTTTATTGATGCGGAGGTTGATGGCCGCTTAAAGGGAGCTAAGATTTACTTGGATTTCCCAAGTGTTGGTGCAACAGAAAACATTATGATGGCGGCGACTCTTGCACAGGGCACGACGATCATTGAAAACGTCGCAAAAGAACCAGAAATTGTAGATTTGGCCAATTTCTTAAATAAAATGGGCGCTCGCGTGAGAGGTGCCGGCACGGGTACTCTTCGCATTGAGGGCGTTGATGTGTTATTTGGCGCAGATCATGCGATTATTCCAGACCGGATTGAGGCAGGTACGTTTATGGTAGCTGCGGCGATTACGGGTGGAAATGTATTGGTGCAGGGAGCGGTTCCGGAACATTTATCCTCTTTGATTGCGAAGATGGAAGAGATGGGTGTGACGATTGTGGAGGAACATGATGGCGTTCGTGTCATCGGTCCTGAGCAGTTGAAGGCGGTCGATATTAAAACGATGCCGCATCCGGGTTTCCCGACGGATATGCAGTCGCAAATGATGGCGTTATTGCTTCGTGCACAGGGGACTTCGATGATTACGGAAACGGTGTTCGAGAACCGTTTCATGCACGTTGAGGAATTCCGCCGCATGAATGCGGAGATCAAGATTGAAGGCCGTTCGGTTATTTTAACGGGTCCATCGAATTTGCAGGGTGCTGAGGTGTCCGCGACAGATTTACGGGCAGCGGCAGCGTTGATTTTGACGGGATTGGTGTCTGAAGGCGTGACACGCGTGACGGAGTTGAAACACTTAGATCGCGGCTACGTGAACTTCCACGGCAAGTTGGCAGGCTTAGGCGCTGACATCGAACGTGTGAAGGAAGCAGACGAAACCTTTGTTGAAGTCGAGAAATATATTTCGGATATGAATGCATAA